TTCCTATTTTCTTCGCGAATTCTTTCATTTCCTCAAAAATCTTTGAATAGGATGCATTCTTCTCTGGAATCGCTCGTGCAATAAAAACGAGCCATTTTTCATTTTCAAATAAATTTTTTTGACGGCGGAAGGCCTCCCTCATCCAACGCCTGACACGATTACGTCTGAGCGCTGAACCTACCTTTTTACTGGTAATAAAAGCGGCCTGTCGTTTTAATCCCTCTTTCGCCTGAAAATAGAGAATCATCGTGGGAC
This sequence is a window from Chlamydiota bacterium. Protein-coding genes within it:
- the rnpA gene encoding ribonuclease P protein component; the protein is MMENSSFPREERLHQSRDIRWVIETGQKEVSPTMILYFQAKEGLKRQAAFITSKKVGSALRRNRVRRWMREAFRRQKNLFENEKWLVFIARAIPEKNASYSKIFEEMKEFAKKIGNDQSK